One window from the genome of Leptospira ryugenii encodes:
- a CDS encoding RNA-binding domain-containing protein, with the protein MSSLDLLFEDDEEKELFKLIEVGRGKKENVSSASKLLPAIKTIYAFKGKDFTFRILEDDNLSNLFSDRHCLFLPKYLVQFLKDLYAQEKYSNHLEPWFSPASMSILLDLGKTTAISNNKGEIEQLKKIITNHLLEIVNTDVIDFLNTTNTAFDLITSLSPLGVKTRNDNVIQSSDLSTQIIIKSCKLLSHDGTAVFLVTNSFFANKSRNEKLLNEDGIFIDAIFALSEKTFTSISIPTNLIIFRRKSIDKIFLTELTDNQDKNQVILTNYFERKNDLSNIFYIRPNSYSGIENHHIKLQIEKLETQYKVFSQFTFRDLILDLHLISSDRSIVENKNSIFIQRNQIIPFKAYEKLDHSLERWLQIILNEKVLSDYIYLFFQSDLGKLILKSVHKKNLTLTPLSIEELKEIPVAIPTLEEQKNIINIQEKLRNLKNTIEDFEQELALNPTTSYEVLTQLDSISEVLGTATDADKMYSLIRTGESKILEFKQTLSMDIVNLRKEVYIEDSAFKTIVAFLNTDGGKLLVGVTDSGSISGIDEEIRLLHKNSQDDFLLYYRNVLKNRIGEAFYPLIKEHIILCEKKKVLMIECSPSEEPCFLKSKDKNNNLDETFYARSPASSEKLTGKNLTEYVRNHKRFTR; encoded by the coding sequence ATGAGTTCACTAGACTTGCTTTTCGAAGATGATGAAGAAAAAGAATTATTTAAATTGATCGAAGTTGGGAGAGGTAAGAAGGAAAATGTTTCAAGTGCCTCAAAATTATTACCAGCAATTAAAACAATTTATGCATTTAAAGGTAAAGACTTTACATTTCGTATACTCGAGGATGATAACTTATCAAATTTATTTTCAGATAGGCACTGCCTTTTCCTCCCGAAATACTTAGTGCAGTTCCTTAAGGATCTATACGCTCAAGAAAAATATAGTAATCATTTAGAACCATGGTTTTCACCCGCCTCTATGAGTATCTTATTAGATTTAGGTAAAACCACCGCAATCTCTAACAATAAAGGTGAAATTGAGCAATTAAAGAAAATAATCACCAATCACTTATTGGAGATTGTCAATACAGATGTTATAGATTTTTTAAACACCACGAATACTGCTTTCGATTTAATTACTTCACTCTCTCCTTTGGGAGTAAAAACACGAAATGACAACGTAATACAATCAAGCGATTTATCAACTCAAATCATTATCAAGTCGTGCAAACTGCTCAGTCATGATGGTACTGCAGTCTTTTTAGTTACAAATAGTTTTTTTGCAAACAAATCCAGGAATGAGAAATTACTAAACGAAGATGGAATCTTTATTGATGCTATATTCGCACTTTCAGAAAAAACTTTCACCAGTATTAGCATCCCAACCAACCTAATCATTTTTAGAAGGAAATCGATTGATAAAATTTTTCTTACAGAGCTTACAGATAATCAGGACAAAAATCAGGTTATACTTACTAACTACTTTGAAAGAAAAAATGATTTATCAAACATATTCTATATTAGACCTAATAGTTATAGCGGAATAGAAAATCATCACATAAAACTACAGATCGAAAAACTAGAGACCCAATATAAAGTATTTAGCCAATTTACTTTTAGAGACTTAATTTTAGATTTACATCTAATATCTTCTGATAGAAGTATTGTCGAAAACAAAAACTCAATCTTCATACAGAGAAATCAAATAATCCCCTTTAAAGCTTATGAAAAGTTAGATCATAGCTTAGAAAGGTGGCTTCAAATCATTCTTAACGAGAAAGTTCTCTCAGACTATATATATTTATTTTTTCAATCAGATTTGGGGAAGCTAATCTTAAAGTCTGTCCATAAAAAAAACTTAACTCTAACACCACTAAGTATAGAGGAGCTCAAGGAAATTCCAGTTGCAATACCTACCTTAGAAGAACAGAAGAATATCATAAATATTCAAGAAAAATTAAGAAATCTTAAAAATACTATCGAAGATTTCGAACAAGAGCTAGCTCTAAACCCAACCACTTCATATGAAGTATTAACTCAATTAGACTCAATATCGGAAGTGCTTGGAACAGCGACCGATGCTGATAAAATGTATAGTCTTATCAGGACTGGCGAATCTAAGATTCTTGAATTCAAGCAAACTCTTAGTATGGATATAGTAAATTTAAGAAAAGAAGTCTATATTGAAGATTCAGCTTTCAAAACAATTGTCGCCTTTCTTAATACAGATGGAGGAAAATTATTGGTAGGAGTGACGGATTCTGGATCTATTTCGGGTATCGATGAAGAGATTAGATTATTACACAAGAACAGCCAGGATGATTTTTTGTTGTATTATAGAAATGTTCTTAAAAACAGGATAGGCGAAGCTTTCTATCCGTTAATCAAAGAACATATTATACTTTGTGAAAAGAAAAAAGTCTTAATGATCGAATGCTCTCCCTCGGAAGAACCTTGCTTTTTAAAATCTAAAGATAAAAATAATAATTTAGATGAAACTTTCTATGCAAGATCTCCTGCCTCATCCGAAAAACTGACAGGAAAAAATTTAACCGAATACGTTAGAAATCATAAACGATTCACTCGATAA
- a CDS encoding metallophosphoesterase has product MFEKWISIGDIHSNFNNLSKIMRKIEEFPLHKLIFLGDYLEDHGKNLGDVLDTFISIERPAVFLKGNHEEEFLNFYSKYGTDKIKRGKILNYFGIGLDHIDWLKNNLVYSYENDTAFFSHAGIDDRKSLREQTKYDLLNSAFKENLDHITSKFIIQGHIIMGSVKCFGNHWFVDTGCGLGGHLSALVFPELKIISCNN; this is encoded by the coding sequence ATGTTCGAGAAATGGATCTCAATTGGCGATATTCATTCTAATTTTAATAATCTTTCCAAAATCATGCGGAAGATTGAGGAATTTCCACTTCATAAGCTAATCTTCCTCGGTGATTACCTAGAAGATCACGGAAAGAATTTAGGCGATGTGCTCGATACTTTTATCTCAATTGAAAGACCTGCTGTATTCCTTAAAGGAAATCATGAAGAGGAATTTTTAAACTTTTACTCAAAATATGGAACGGATAAGATTAAGAGAGGAAAAATCTTAAACTATTTTGGTATAGGGCTAGATCACATCGATTGGCTAAAAAACAATTTGGTTTATTCTTATGAAAATGATACTGCCTTCTTCAGTCATGCAGGTATTGATGATCGAAAGAGTTTAAGAGAGCAAACAAAATATGACCTATTAAACTCTGCATTTAAAGAGAACCTAGATCATATAACATCCAAATTTATAATTCAAGGGCACATTATAATGGGTAGCGTAAAATGCTTTGGGAATCATTGGTTCGTAGATACTGGATGCGGGCTAGGAGGACATTTAAGTGCCCTGGTTTTTCCTGAGTTAAAGATCATATCTTGCAATAATTGA
- a CDS encoding tyrosine-type recombinase/integrase, protein MENARVIQFPSERVSKPSLKPHRIDSEPSLGQMVGKGLTDATMRELAMKFANPKTEKDLRNRLIFLLASSTGLRAKELVGLRFSNVTHSPEGDILVKYRKKGGKFGYTVILKHVFEEISNYQSKIGEKSDFFLLSLPKRKNGKRSPLSTRGLQWIVNSWNVTTASGKLIHPHALRHTVAQKTFDHFGSIATQKLLGHSSANTTSNYYTRPYFNAGSVLNWG, encoded by the coding sequence ATGGAAAATGCTAGAGTAATCCAATTTCCCTCTGAAAGAGTCTCAAAACCCAGCTTAAAACCTCACAGAATCGATTCTGAGCCATCTTTAGGACAAATGGTAGGTAAAGGTCTTACCGATGCAACAATGCGGGAATTAGCTATGAAATTTGCAAATCCAAAGACAGAAAAAGACCTCAGGAATAGACTCATTTTCTTATTAGCCTCATCCACAGGACTACGAGCCAAAGAGCTTGTTGGTTTAAGGTTCTCAAACGTTACTCACTCTCCTGAAGGCGATATCCTCGTAAAATATCGTAAGAAAGGAGGGAAGTTTGGTTACACAGTCATTTTGAAACATGTATTCGAAGAAATAAGTAATTATCAGAGCAAAATTGGAGAGAAATCTGATTTCTTTCTCTTGTCATTACCTAAAAGGAAGAATGGTAAACGATCTCCGTTAAGTACACGTGGACTTCAGTGGATTGTCAATAGCTGGAATGTAACAACTGCTTCAGGTAAATTAATTCACCCCCATGCGTTGAGACATACAGTTGCACAAAAGACTTTTGATCATTTTGGCTCTATAGCGACACAGAAGCTCCTTGGGCATAGCTCCGCCAATACGACATCTAATTACTACACTAGACCATATTTTAATGCGGGTTCTGTGCTAAATTGGGGTTAA